In one window of Tellurirhabdus rosea DNA:
- a CDS encoding DEAD/DEAH box helicase, protein MKFQDYNIAPEVKRNLETLGFKRPTDIQYKAIPSILKGEDVLAIAQTGTGKTAAFAIPAISLLHERKVSSRTEGIKCVVMEPTRELAQQVTEVFQEIGRHTRVKTFCVFGGVEQGPQIARLEKGIDILVATPGRVFDLVHQGHLHLSRVELLIVDEADHMLERGFLKDIQDLIRFLPRNRQTLFFSATIDETIKKLAYKLVRNAVRIQISPDNPVNKNINHAVAFIEMDDKRFFLERFIKEHPDNKVLVFVRTKVRAERVAKALDRVGIRSLTIHGDKEQTDRLAVMQQFREGEAKVLIATDVSARGIDIPNVEYVINYDLPEQPENYVHRIGRTGRGTAKGEAVSFSAPEEKELLFSIEQYIGGPIARIDITKADYMATRDLSEEITSDLKALLKEAEEWESGRGKKKRR, encoded by the coding sequence ATGAAATTTCAAGACTACAACATAGCGCCCGAAGTAAAGCGCAACCTCGAAACGCTGGGGTTCAAGCGCCCAACGGACATTCAGTACAAGGCTATTCCTTCCATTCTGAAGGGCGAGGACGTGCTGGCGATTGCACAGACGGGGACGGGCAAAACGGCCGCTTTTGCCATTCCGGCCATTAGCCTGCTGCACGAACGAAAGGTTTCGAGCCGGACCGAAGGCATCAAGTGCGTGGTCATGGAGCCGACCCGCGAACTGGCCCAGCAGGTGACGGAAGTGTTTCAGGAAATCGGCCGGCATACTCGCGTGAAGACGTTCTGCGTCTTTGGCGGGGTGGAGCAGGGGCCGCAGATCGCCCGCCTCGAAAAAGGCATTGACATCCTCGTCGCCACGCCCGGCCGGGTCTTCGACCTCGTGCACCAGGGCCATCTGCACCTGAGCCGCGTGGAACTGCTGATCGTGGACGAGGCCGACCACATGCTCGAACGGGGCTTTCTGAAAGACATACAGGACCTGATCCGCTTTCTGCCGCGCAACCGGCAAACGCTGTTTTTCTCGGCAACCATCGACGAAACCATCAAAAAGCTGGCCTACAAACTGGTCCGCAATGCCGTCCGGATTCAGATTTCACCGGACAATCCGGTCAACAAAAACATCAACCACGCGGTTGCCTTCATCGAAATGGACGACAAGCGGTTCTTTCTGGAACGCTTTATCAAGGAGCATCCCGACAACAAGGTTCTGGTCTTTGTCCGCACGAAAGTCCGGGCAGAGCGGGTCGCCAAGGCGCTCGACCGGGTCGGCATCCGGAGCCTGACCATCCACGGCGACAAGGAGCAGACCGACCGCCTGGCCGTTATGCAGCAGTTCCGCGAGGGCGAAGCGAAAGTCCTCATCGCGACGGACGTGAGCGCCCGGGGCATCGACATTCCGAACGTGGAGTACGTCATCAATTACGACCTGCCCGAACAGCCCGAAAACTACGTCCACCGCATCGGGCGGACCGGTCGGGGCACGGCCAAGGGAGAAGCCGTTTCGTTCTCGGCGCCGGAGGAGAAAGAACTGCTCTTCAGCATTGAGCAATACATCGGCGGCCCCATCGCCCGGATCGACATCACCAAAGCCGATTACATGGCCACCCGCGACCTGAGCGAAGAAATTACCAGCGACCTGAAAGCCCTCCTCAAGGAAGCGGAAGAGTGGGAATCCGGGCGCGGCAAGAAAAAACGGCGGTAG
- a CDS encoding VF530 family protein — MPESQPNNPLHGITLETILCELVAHYGWENLGDRIPIRCFQFDPSIKSSLTFLRKTPWARQKVEELYIRMVSRR, encoded by the coding sequence ATGCCAGAATCACAACCCAACAACCCGCTCCACGGCATTACGCTGGAGACAATTCTATGCGAACTGGTGGCTCATTACGGCTGGGAGAACCTCGGCGACCGGATTCCGATCCGCTGCTTTCAGTTCGACCCGAGCATCAAATCGAGCCTCACGTTTCTCCGGAAAACGCCCTGGGCGCGGCAGAAAGTGGAGGAGTTATACATCCGGATGGTGAGCCGGCGGTGA